Proteins co-encoded in one Hyla sarda isolate aHylSar1 chromosome 4, aHylSar1.hap1, whole genome shotgun sequence genomic window:
- the NR2F2 gene encoding COUP transcription factor 2 isoform X3, whose amino-acid sequence MSCQQELPYRPAPPQSVSVLSPQKMSQSWHETGRYWDFICFPVYCSVLLPNTITIATIIHSCNFLMHGQLSVQRGRMPPTQPTHGQFALTNGDPLNCHSYLSGYISLLLRAEPYPTSRFGSQCMQPNNIMGIENICELAARMLFSAVEWARNIPFFPDLQITDQVALLRLTWSELFVLNAAQCSMPLHVAPLLAAAGLHASPMSADRVVAFMDHIRIFQEQVEKLKALHVDSAEYSCLKAIVLFTSDACGLSDVAHVESLQEKSQCALEEYVRSQYPNQPTRFGKLLLRLPSLRTVSSSVIEQLFFVRLVGKTPIETLIRDMLLSGSSFNWPYMSIQ is encoded by the exons GCCCTATAGACCAGCACCACCGCAATCAGTGTCAGTACTGTCGCCTCAAAAAATGTCTCAAAGTTGGCATGAGACGGGAAGGTATTGGGATTTCATTTGTTTTCCAGTCTATTGTTCTGTATTATTGCCCAACACCATCACCATCGCCACTATTATTCACTCTTGTAACTTTCTCATGCATGGTCAGCTCT CCGTACAGAGGGGCAGAATGCCACCCACACAGCCTACCCATGGCCAGTTCGCCTTGACAAATGGAGACCCTCTCAACTGCCATTCCTACCTATCCGGATATATCTCCCTTCTTCTGAGAGCAGAACCCTACCCGACCTCTAGATTTGGCAGTCAATGCATGCAACCCAACAACATTATGGGCATCGAAAACATTTGTGAACTGGCAGCCAGGATGCTCTTCAGTGCAGTGGAGTGGGCACGGAATATTCCCTTCTTCCCAGATCTGCAGATCACAGACCAAGTGGCACTTCTAAGGCTGACCTGGAGTGAGTTATTTGTGCTGAACGCTGCCCAGTGCTCAATGCCACTCCATGTTGCCCCTCTCCTGGCAGCTGCTGGTCTACACGCTTCCCCCATGTCTGCGGACAGAGTGGTGGCCTTTATGGACCACATACGAATCTTCCAAGAGCAAGTAGAAAAACTGAAGGCATTACATGTGGACTCGGCAGAATATAGTTGTTTAAAAGCTATAGTTCTCTTTACTTCAG ATGCCTGTGGTCTATCTGATGTAGCTCATGTGGAAAGTTTGCAGGAGAAGTCCCAATGTGCATTGGAAGAATATGTTAGAAGCCAGTACCCCAACCAGCCTACAAGATTTGGCAAACTCTTACTCCGTCTACCCTCCCTCCGCACTGTGTCCTCTTCTGTCATAGAGCAATTGTTTTTCGTCCGTTTGGTAGGTAAAACCCCTATAGAAACGCTCATTAGGGATATGTTACTCTCTGGAAGCAGTTTCAATTGGCCCTATATGTCCATTCAATAA
- the NR2F2 gene encoding COUP transcription factor 2 isoform X4, producing the protein MQAIWDAEQGKYVFAVQRGRMPPTQPTHGQFALTNGDPLNCHSYLSGYISLLLRAEPYPTSRFGSQCMQPNNIMGIENICELAARMLFSAVEWARNIPFFPDLQITDQVALLRLTWSELFVLNAAQCSMPLHVAPLLAAAGLHASPMSADRVVAFMDHIRIFQEQVEKLKALHVDSAEYSCLKAIVLFTSDACGLSDVAHVESLQEKSQCALEEYVRSQYPNQPTRFGKLLLRLPSLRTVSSSVIEQLFFVRLVGKTPIETLIRDMLLSGSSFNWPYMSIQ; encoded by the exons CCGTACAGAGGGGCAGAATGCCACCCACACAGCCTACCCATGGCCAGTTCGCCTTGACAAATGGAGACCCTCTCAACTGCCATTCCTACCTATCCGGATATATCTCCCTTCTTCTGAGAGCAGAACCCTACCCGACCTCTAGATTTGGCAGTCAATGCATGCAACCCAACAACATTATGGGCATCGAAAACATTTGTGAACTGGCAGCCAGGATGCTCTTCAGTGCAGTGGAGTGGGCACGGAATATTCCCTTCTTCCCAGATCTGCAGATCACAGACCAAGTGGCACTTCTAAGGCTGACCTGGAGTGAGTTATTTGTGCTGAACGCTGCCCAGTGCTCAATGCCACTCCATGTTGCCCCTCTCCTGGCAGCTGCTGGTCTACACGCTTCCCCCATGTCTGCGGACAGAGTGGTGGCCTTTATGGACCACATACGAATCTTCCAAGAGCAAGTAGAAAAACTGAAGGCATTACATGTGGACTCGGCAGAATATAGTTGTTTAAAAGCTATAGTTCTCTTTACTTCAG ATGCCTGTGGTCTATCTGATGTAGCTCATGTGGAAAGTTTGCAGGAGAAGTCCCAATGTGCATTGGAAGAATATGTTAGAAGCCAGTACCCCAACCAGCCTACAAGATTTGGCAAACTCTTACTCCGTCTACCCTCCCTCCGCACTGTGTCCTCTTCTGTCATAGAGCAATTGTTTTTCGTCCGTTTGGTAGGTAAAACCCCTATAGAAACGCTCATTAGGGATATGTTACTCTCTGGAAGCAGTTTCAATTGGCCCTATATGTCCATTCAATAA